In a single window of the Megalobrama amblycephala isolate DHTTF-2021 linkage group LG3, ASM1881202v1, whole genome shotgun sequence genome:
- the sst5 gene encoding somatostatin-1A isoform X1, whose amino-acid sequence MRTESSGRDWYCVGLLTVWNSYFLLCDRRMRKLITSLQNKSHVGVVVATLSVSLLLCSVSSAPRGDLLLQLLQSEVEPKENELQDLSRLLLLKQLFESMAPEEKDALGSIDDVDVHNEVVRQIPLSQRERKVGCRNFYWKTFTSC is encoded by the exons ATGAGGACAGAATCAAGCGGTCGTGACTGGTACTGCGTTGGACTGTTGACAGTTTGGAATAGTTACTTCCTGCTTTGTGACAGGCGCATGCGCAAACTGATTACGtctcttcaaaataaaagtcatgttGGG GTGGTCGTGGCGACTCTATCGGTCTCTTTGCTGCTGTGCAGCGTCAGTTCAGCGCCTAGAGGAGACCTGCTGCTCCAGCTGTTACAATCTGAAGTGGAACCCAAGGAGAATGAG CTTCAGGATCTCTCTCGTTTGCTCCTTCTGAAGCAACTTTTTGAGTCGATGGCACCTGAGGAGAAAGATGCTCTTGGAAGCATTGATGATGTTGATGTTCACAATGAAGTGGTTCGCCAGATTCCCCTCTCCCAACGAGAACGGAAAGTAGGATGCCGGAATTTCTACTGGAAAACCTTCACCTCATGTTAG
- the sst5 gene encoding somatostatin-1A isoform X2: MSLHPLPLLLYTHTTTFIILRGYVSTNKFSLIDPRIPPLVVVATLSVSLLLCSVSSAPRGDLLLQLLQSEVEPKENELQDLSRLLLLKQLFESMAPEEKDALGSIDDVDVHNEVVRQIPLSQRERKVGCRNFYWKTFTSC, from the exons ATGTCTCTTCACCCTTTACCCCTGCTTCTCTACACCCACACAACCACCTTCATCATCCTTCGTGGTTATGTTTCGACCAATAAGTTCTCTCTAATCGACCCCAGAATCCCACCTTTG GTGGTCGTGGCGACTCTATCGGTCTCTTTGCTGCTGTGCAGCGTCAGTTCAGCGCCTAGAGGAGACCTGCTGCTCCAGCTGTTACAATCTGAAGTGGAACCCAAGGAGAATGAG CTTCAGGATCTCTCTCGTTTGCTCCTTCTGAAGCAACTTTTTGAGTCGATGGCACCTGAGGAGAAAGATGCTCTTGGAAGCATTGATGATGTTGATGTTCACAATGAAGTGGTTCGCCAGATTCCCCTCTCCCAACGAGAACGGAAAGTAGGATGCCGGAATTTCTACTGGAAAACCTTCACCTCATGTTAG